From the genome of Streptomyces sp. NBC_01341, one region includes:
- a CDS encoding ABC transporter ATP-binding protein, whose protein sequence is MPDQADIASGTDTADGAPTPPPAVRIEGLWKRFGEQVAVGGIDLELPAGQFIGLVGPNGAGKTTTLSMVTGLLRPDMGRIEVGGHDVWRDPVEVKSRIGVLPEGLRLFERLSGRELLAYTGRLRGLPGAEVDKRSTQLLDVLDLAGSQHKLVVDYSTGMRKKIGLASALLHNPEVLFLDEPFEGVDPVSAQTIRGVLERYTRSGATVVFSSHVMELVESLCDWVAVMAGGRIRAHGTLAEVRGEASSLQDAFLELVGAGARDTGESLDWLGGAR, encoded by the coding sequence ATGCCGGACCAGGCGGACATCGCGAGCGGGACGGACACGGCGGACGGGGCTCCCACGCCACCTCCCGCCGTTCGGATCGAGGGGCTGTGGAAGCGGTTCGGGGAGCAGGTCGCGGTCGGCGGGATCGATCTGGAGCTGCCCGCAGGCCAGTTCATCGGTCTGGTGGGCCCCAACGGCGCGGGGAAGACCACCACGCTCTCGATGGTGACCGGGCTCCTGCGGCCCGACATGGGCCGCATCGAGGTCGGCGGACACGATGTGTGGCGCGACCCGGTCGAGGTGAAGTCCCGGATCGGGGTGCTCCCCGAGGGGCTGCGGCTGTTCGAGCGCCTCTCGGGCCGTGAACTCCTGGCGTACACGGGCCGGTTGCGGGGGCTTCCGGGCGCCGAGGTGGACAAGCGGTCCACGCAGCTCCTCGACGTCCTCGACCTGGCGGGGTCCCAGCACAAGCTGGTCGTGGACTACTCCACCGGGATGCGCAAGAAGATCGGGCTGGCGTCGGCCCTGCTGCACAACCCCGAAGTCCTCTTCCTGGACGAGCCGTTCGAGGGGGTCGACCCGGTGTCGGCCCAGACGATCCGGGGCGTGCTGGAGCGCTACACCCGCTCCGGGGCCACCGTGGTCTTCTCCAGCCATGTGATGGAGCTCGTCGAGTCGCTCTGCGACTGGGTTGCCGTCATGGCCGGCGGCCGGATCCGCGCCCACGGCACGCTCGCCGAGGTGCGCGGGGAGGCGTCCTCGTTGCAGGACGCCTTCCTGGAACTGGTCGGGGCGGGCGCGCGGGACACCGGTGAGTCCCTGGACTGGCTGGGCGGTGCCCGATGA
- a CDS encoding STAS domain-containing protein, which produces MTLKVYETEQDAWTVLRIRGELDLVSSPVVRQSVHGAVAAGRHDVVLDLSGVLFCDSSGVNVLIASRRLMKSCGGRLRLILPDRGAVDGSHVNKVLGALGVRRLFDCYPDADAATDEESQPLIA; this is translated from the coding sequence GTGACGCTGAAGGTGTACGAGACCGAGCAGGACGCGTGGACCGTGCTGCGGATCCGGGGCGAGCTCGACCTCGTCAGCTCACCCGTCGTGCGCCAGTCCGTGCACGGGGCGGTCGCCGCGGGCCGCCACGACGTGGTCCTCGATCTCTCGGGTGTCCTCTTCTGCGATTCCAGCGGCGTCAACGTGCTGATCGCCTCCCGCCGCCTCATGAAGTCCTGCGGCGGCCGGCTGCGGCTGATCCTGCCTGACCGCGGCGCGGTGGACGGCTCGCACGTCAACAAGGTGCTCGGCGCCCTCGGGGTGCGCCGGCTGTTCGACTGCTACCCGGACGCGGACGCCGCGACCGACGAGGAGTCCCAGCCGCTCATCGCCTGA
- a CDS encoding RNA polymerase sigma factor: MVKDAPPRWDRRMQQRLARGEAAALGELYDRFAALVHSQAHRMLEDEDAADQVTREVFGHVWEHPDTYDPRNGSMRSWVARLTHREAVRRLRVAQGAGEGPEAGGLDEELEQRVLRATAAARADYIVASMPAPLRAALELAYIQRRDYRQTAADLGVTGDEARRRLRLGLQLLSTADARTPAGSSPPGYGPAS, encoded by the coding sequence ATGGTGAAGGACGCACCACCGCGCTGGGACCGCCGGATGCAGCAGCGGCTGGCGCGCGGCGAGGCGGCGGCCCTCGGCGAGCTCTACGACCGGTTCGCCGCACTCGTGCACAGCCAGGCCCACCGCATGCTCGAGGACGAGGACGCCGCGGACCAGGTGACCCGCGAGGTCTTCGGCCACGTCTGGGAGCACCCCGACACCTACGACCCCCGGAACGGCTCGATGCGCTCCTGGGTGGCGCGGCTCACACACCGCGAGGCCGTGCGCCGGCTCCGCGTCGCCCAGGGCGCGGGCGAGGGACCCGAGGCGGGCGGGCTGGACGAGGAGCTGGAACAGCGGGTGCTCCGCGCGACCGCCGCCGCCCGCGCCGACTACATCGTCGCCTCCATGCCCGCACCGCTGCGGGCGGCCCTGGAGCTCGCCTACATCCAGCGCCGCGACTACCGCCAGACGGCCGCCGACCTCGGCGTCACCGGGGACGAGGCCAGGCGCCGGCTGCGGCTCGGACTGCAGCTGCTGTCCACCGCGGACGCCCGGACACCGGCCGGGTCGTCACCGCCCGGATACGGGCCCGCGTCATGA
- a CDS encoding ribosomal maturation YjgA family protein, producing MKVKPAEQPFIPAPSAHRTTAAAAALVTVAAGLGVRAVTGGDFAKYAGDALYTVLVHTVVVFLAPRVRPSVAAGTALVFSWAVELAQLTGVPAELSRGSVVARLVLGSTFNAPDLLWYTVGAGFAWAAHARLVSGRSERMP from the coding sequence ATGAAGGTGAAGCCGGCCGAACAGCCGTTCATTCCCGCTCCGTCGGCGCACCGCACGACGGCGGCGGCTGCCGCCCTCGTGACGGTGGCGGCGGGGCTCGGCGTCCGGGCTGTGACGGGAGGGGACTTCGCGAAGTACGCGGGGGACGCGCTCTACACCGTGCTGGTCCACACGGTGGTGGTGTTCCTGGCCCCGCGGGTGCGCCCCTCGGTGGCGGCCGGGACCGCGCTGGTGTTCAGCTGGGCGGTGGAACTGGCCCAGCTCACCGGCGTACCGGCGGAGTTGTCGCGCGGGAGCGTGGTGGCGCGGCTGGTGCTCGGCTCGACGTTCAACGCCCCGGACCTCCTCTGGTACACGGTGGGAGCCGGGTTCGCCTGGGCCGCGCACGCCCGGCTGGTGTCCGGGCGCTCCGAGAGGATGCCGTGA
- a CDS encoding maleylpyruvate isomerase N-terminal domain-containing protein has protein sequence MTGADGGDDSDGQAAAGRRIPGPRAAADDRAFLPPAHAPVPPPPAPPALPHRVLTSLLGAWALAACSAEETAAVEEHLTGCARCADEALRLRDAVGLLHSDGTLDLDPMLRSRVLEGCLGRRPARIPVPDWAAPYDAETARLDALLRDIGDSEWHAPVRLKWFEDDRQVNRKTTVAGVISHLMAVDGLVSRALGLDDPLGGGDRPLSPTERTEAHWSAAQRPPTRTVREPWRDQSHALVRTVSFAGRGVAERSVAYGGFALPLQDSLLERAFECWVHGGDIADAVDYPYDPPAAGHLHRMIDLAARLLPATLAARRLAGLAAPAERLVSAGAPCRSLHLEIEGRGGGDWYIALDSPAALGSPDHTVAQVALDGVEFCRLVAGHVPPVEAAAGQEGDREAIRDVLFAAASLSRL, from the coding sequence ATGACCGGGGCCGACGGCGGCGACGACAGCGACGGGCAGGCAGCGGCCGGACGACGCATACCCGGACCGAGGGCGGCCGCCGACGACCGCGCGTTCCTGCCACCGGCACACGCACCGGTGCCGCCTCCGCCCGCCCCTCCGGCGCTCCCCCACCGGGTCCTCACGTCACTGCTCGGTGCCTGGGCCCTGGCCGCCTGCTCCGCCGAGGAGACCGCGGCGGTCGAGGAGCACCTCACGGGGTGCGCCCGGTGCGCGGACGAGGCCCTGCGGCTGCGCGACGCCGTGGGCCTGCTGCACAGCGACGGCACGCTGGACCTGGACCCGATGCTGCGCTCCCGTGTCCTGGAGGGCTGCCTGGGGCGCCGGCCGGCGCGCATCCCCGTCCCGGACTGGGCCGCTCCGTACGACGCGGAGACGGCCAGGCTCGACGCGCTGCTCAGGGACATCGGCGACTCGGAGTGGCACGCGCCGGTTCGGCTGAAGTGGTTCGAGGACGACCGCCAGGTGAACCGAAAGACGACGGTCGCGGGAGTCATCAGCCACCTGATGGCGGTCGACGGCCTGGTCTCCCGGGCACTCGGCCTGGACGACCCGCTGGGCGGCGGCGACCGGCCGCTGTCGCCGACCGAGCGCACGGAGGCGCACTGGTCGGCCGCGCAGCGCCCGCCCACCAGGACCGTGCGGGAGCCGTGGCGCGACCAGAGCCACGCCCTGGTGCGCACGGTCTCCTTCGCGGGCCGCGGCGTCGCCGAGCGCTCCGTCGCCTACGGGGGCTTCGCCCTCCCGCTGCAGGACTCGCTCCTGGAGCGGGCCTTCGAGTGCTGGGTGCACGGCGGGGACATCGCGGACGCGGTGGACTATCCGTACGACCCGCCGGCGGCCGGCCACCTCCACCGGATGATCGACCTGGCGGCCCGGCTGCTGCCCGCCACCCTGGCCGCGCGCCGTCTCGCCGGTCTGGCGGCGCCTGCCGAGCGGCTCGTCAGCGCCGGGGCGCCGTGCCGTTCCCTCCACCTGGAGATCGAGGGCCGAGGCGGTGGCGACTGGTACATCGCGCTGGACTCACCGGCCGCCCTCGGCTCCCCCGACCACACGGTCGCGCAGGTGGCACTCGACGGCGTGGAGTTCTGCCGGCTGGTCGCGGGTCACGTACCGCCGGTGGAGGCCGCCGCCGGACAGGAGGGCGACCGCGAGGCGATCCGCGACGTGCTGTTCGCCGCCGCCTCGCTCAGCAGGCTGTAG
- a CDS encoding SCO4402 family protein, which yields MGGMPLNDMPWWRWRSNVRSALHMLSDPVFHHECWLAGREGYGDVTDAVYRLVEDTWLDNWSAEKYVGTIFRDSAEAALVDVAALRVLRIMHQIGADAPVSAYLEHPGWPDAVQAAREAHVMLATNDAEDPDVPPRSLDVLRIMTRSA from the coding sequence ATGGGCGGCATGCCGCTCAACGACATGCCGTGGTGGCGCTGGCGCAGCAACGTGCGCTCGGCGCTGCACATGCTCTCCGACCCCGTGTTCCACCACGAGTGCTGGCTGGCCGGCCGGGAGGGGTACGGGGACGTCACCGACGCCGTGTACCGCCTGGTCGAGGACACCTGGCTGGACAACTGGTCCGCCGAGAAGTACGTGGGCACGATCTTCCGTGACTCCGCGGAGGCCGCCCTCGTGGACGTCGCCGCCCTGCGGGTGCTGCGCATCATGCACCAGATAGGCGCGGACGCCCCCGTCTCCGCGTACCTGGAGCATCCGGGCTGGCCGGACGCCGTCCAGGCGGCCCGCGAGGCGCATGTGATGCTCGCCACCAACGACGCCGAGGACCCCGACGTCCCGCCGCGGTCGCTGGACGTGCTCCGCATCATGACCAGATCGGCGTGA
- a CDS encoding EF-hand domain-containing protein, whose translation MDSAEYERKIAHRFAAFDQDGNGYIDRADFNAAAARLLTEFGTTARCDRGQALYSGAEAFWQGMAGIADVDGDQRVTRGEFVGGAVKRLRDNPDRFAEIARPFLRAAIAVAAGTDPQGAAGASAPVASVERALRVLGAPDDIASVAARSLDTDRDGRIAEDEAVAALSAYFTVIEPDA comes from the coding sequence ATGGACAGCGCAGAGTACGAGCGCAAGATCGCCCACCGTTTCGCCGCATTCGACCAGGACGGCAACGGCTACATCGATCGCGCCGATTTCAACGCCGCGGCGGCCCGCCTCCTCACCGAGTTCGGGACGACGGCCCGCTGCGACAGAGGCCAGGCCCTCTATTCGGGCGCCGAGGCCTTCTGGCAGGGGATGGCCGGCATCGCCGACGTGGACGGGGACCAGCGGGTCACCCGGGGGGAGTTCGTCGGAGGGGCCGTGAAGCGGCTCCGCGACAACCCCGACCGCTTCGCGGAGATCGCGCGTCCCTTCCTGCGGGCGGCGATCGCCGTGGCGGCGGGGACGGACCCCCAGGGTGCCGCGGGGGCCTCCGCCCCGGTCGCCTCGGTGGAACGGGCCCTGCGGGTCCTCGGAGCGCCGGACGACATCGCGAGCGTCGCGGCCCGGAGTCTGGACACCGACCGGGACGGCCGGATCGCGGAGGACGAGGCCGTCGCCGCACTCTCCGCGTACTTCACCGTGATCGAACCGGACGCGTAG
- a CDS encoding GlxA family transcriptional regulator: MPHRVVVLALDGLLPFELGIPQRIFGSARGPGPLDEGRALYEIVTCSVRPPGAVRTDADFSILVEHGPGILATADTVVIPASYELGPVQEEGRLTGELAAALAYVRPGTRLVAICTGAYVLAAAGLLDGRPATTHWSSADHFQRLFPKVRVDPDVLFVDDGDVLTSAGVAAGIDLCLHLVRRDHGTSVANAVARSTVVPPHRDGGQAQYIRRPVPERGSAATTTARAWALGRLEQPILLRDLARQESMSVRTFTRRFRDEVGVSPGQWITQQRVERARHLLECSDLSVDQVAREAGFGTATSLRQHVQAALGVSPTAYRRTFRATTAGR; this comes from the coding sequence ATGCCGCACCGTGTCGTCGTACTCGCCCTGGACGGACTGCTCCCCTTCGAACTGGGCATCCCGCAGCGGATCTTCGGCAGTGCACGGGGCCCCGGTCCGCTCGACGAGGGCCGCGCCCTGTACGAGATCGTGACGTGTTCGGTCCGCCCGCCCGGAGCGGTCCGCACCGACGCCGACTTCAGCATCCTGGTCGAGCACGGGCCCGGGATCCTGGCCACCGCCGACACGGTCGTCATCCCCGCCTCGTACGAACTCGGCCCCGTGCAGGAGGAGGGCAGGCTCACCGGGGAACTCGCTGCGGCGCTGGCCTACGTCAGGCCCGGGACACGGCTGGTCGCCATCTGCACGGGGGCTTACGTCCTCGCCGCGGCCGGCCTCCTCGACGGCCGCCCCGCCACCACCCACTGGTCCTCCGCGGATCACTTCCAGCGGCTGTTCCCGAAGGTCCGCGTCGATCCCGACGTGCTGTTCGTCGACGACGGCGACGTGCTGACCTCGGCCGGGGTGGCCGCCGGGATCGACCTCTGCCTGCATCTCGTGCGCCGCGACCACGGCACCAGCGTCGCCAACGCGGTGGCCCGCAGCACGGTCGTGCCCCCGCACCGGGACGGCGGTCAGGCGCAGTACATCCGGCGGCCCGTTCCCGAGCGGGGGTCCGCCGCGACGACGACCGCGCGGGCCTGGGCACTCGGGCGGCTGGAACAGCCGATCCTGCTGCGCGACCTGGCGCGGCAGGAGTCGATGAGCGTGCGCACCTTCACCCGCCGCTTCCGCGACGAGGTGGGCGTCAGCCCCGGGCAGTGGATCACCCAGCAGCGGGTCGAGCGGGCGCGGCACCTGCTGGAGTGCTCCGACCTGTCGGTCGACCAGGTCGCGCGGGAGGCCGGGTTCGGCACGGCCACCTCTCTGCGGCAGCACGTGCAGGCCGCGCTGGGGGTGTCACCCACGGCCTACCGGCGGACGTTCCGTGCGACGACGGCCGGGCGCTGA
- a CDS encoding bifunctional DNA primase/polymerase, with protein MEEPIGVTEAAEVPKQRGEQLLEAAAWYAQERHWDVFPGTWLVPVGGTERCSCGDAGCGAPGAHPTRADWAGQATGSAAAARRMWSRQPGSSVLLPAGRTFDALDVPEAAGFLALARMERMELALGPVTRTPDRRMLFLVLPGAAAKAAELVRQLGWDARAIGLVGRGEGEYIAGPPTRTARGVVQWARRPSRANLWLPEAEELISPLAYACAREAADARARLS; from the coding sequence GTGGAAGAGCCCATCGGAGTGACGGAAGCCGCAGAGGTACCCAAGCAGCGCGGTGAACAGCTACTGGAGGCCGCTGCCTGGTACGCCCAGGAGCGGCACTGGGACGTGTTCCCCGGCACCTGGCTCGTACCCGTCGGCGGGACGGAGCGGTGCTCGTGCGGGGACGCCGGGTGCGGCGCACCCGGGGCCCACCCCACCCGGGCCGACTGGGCGGGCCAGGCGACGGGCAGCGCGGCGGCGGCCCGCCGGATGTGGTCACGGCAGCCCGGGTCGTCGGTGCTCCTGCCGGCCGGCCGGACCTTCGACGCACTCGACGTGCCGGAGGCCGCCGGATTCCTCGCCCTGGCCAGGATGGAACGGATGGAGCTCGCCCTCGGCCCGGTGACCCGCACGCCCGACCGGCGGATGCTGTTCCTCGTCCTCCCGGGCGCCGCGGCGAAGGCGGCCGAGCTGGTGCGCCAACTGGGCTGGGACGCGCGCGCGATCGGCCTCGTGGGGCGCGGCGAGGGCGAGTACATCGCCGGCCCGCCGACCCGGACGGCCCGTGGCGTCGTGCAGTGGGCACGCCGTCCGTCCCGCGCCAACCTGTGGCTGCCCGAGGCGGAGGAGCTGATCAGCCCGCTCGCCTACGCCTGTGCACGCGAGGCGGCGGACGCCAGGGCGCGCCTTTCGTAG
- a CDS encoding transcriptional regulator yields MAARPLVARQPNERLQTLIQEAACSNAGLARRVNMVGAERGLDLRYDKTSVARWLRGQQPRGRAPGIIAEAIGRKLGRTVTIDEIGMANGKSLASGVGLQFAPTVLGAIEQVCELWRSDVGRRDLLSGSAVAASALVEPSRDWLITGADPQVARSAGSRVGMPDVEAVRAMTAALVDLDHRFGSGHVRPVLVHYLNSVVSGLLSGAYRESVGRELFGAVARLTELAGYMAVDTGQPGLAQRYYIQALRLAQAAGDRAYGGYVLAASMSHLAAQLGNPREIAQLARAAQEGARGRVTPRAEAMFHAAEARGHALMGDARTCQVSASRALAALEQADPDTGDDPAWISHFDAGYLADELAHCHRDLGQAEPAARRAKEALAALPESRTRRRGIGLVLLATAQVQQREVEQACHTGLRAMELLGTVRSSRGAEYLDDLQQRLEPFGSEPSVREFGARLELQAA; encoded by the coding sequence ATGGCAGCCAGGCCTCTCGTAGCCCGCCAGCCGAACGAACGGCTGCAGACGCTCATCCAGGAGGCGGCCTGCTCCAACGCCGGCCTCGCCCGCCGCGTGAACATGGTGGGGGCCGAGCGCGGACTCGATCTCCGTTACGACAAGACGTCGGTGGCCCGGTGGCTGCGCGGTCAGCAGCCGCGCGGCAGGGCACCGGGCATCATCGCGGAGGCGATCGGCCGCAAACTCGGCCGCACGGTCACGATCGACGAGATCGGCATGGCCAACGGCAAGAGCCTGGCCTCGGGTGTGGGACTGCAGTTCGCCCCCACGGTCCTCGGCGCGATCGAGCAGGTCTGCGAGCTGTGGCGCAGCGACGTGGGCCGCCGTGACCTGCTGTCCGGTTCGGCGGTGGCGGCGTCCGCCCTGGTCGAGCCCAGCCGCGACTGGCTGATCACCGGTGCGGACCCGCAGGTGGCGAGATCGGCCGGGAGCAGAGTGGGCATGCCGGACGTGGAAGCGGTGCGGGCCATGACCGCCGCGCTGGTCGACCTGGACCACCGCTTCGGCAGCGGACATGTGCGTCCCGTCCTGGTCCACTACCTCAACAGCGTGGTATCCGGGCTGCTTTCGGGGGCGTACCGCGAATCGGTCGGCCGTGAGCTCTTCGGAGCGGTGGCGCGGCTGACCGAACTCGCCGGCTACATGGCCGTCGACACCGGTCAGCCGGGCCTCGCCCAGCGGTACTACATCCAGGCGCTGCGCCTGGCCCAGGCCGCGGGCGACCGGGCCTACGGCGGGTACGTGCTGGCGGCGTCCATGAGCCATCTCGCGGCGCAGCTGGGCAACCCGCGCGAGATCGCCCAGCTGGCGCGGGCCGCCCAGGAGGGGGCCCGGGGCCGGGTCACCCCGCGCGCGGAGGCGATGTTCCACGCCGCGGAGGCGCGGGGCCACGCGCTGATGGGCGACGCCCGCACCTGCCAGGTGTCCGCGTCCCGGGCGCTGGCCGCCCTGGAGCAGGCGGACCCGGACACGGGTGACGACCCCGCCTGGATCTCCCACTTCGACGCGGGCTACCTCGCGGACGAGCTGGCGCACTGCCACCGCGACCTGGGACAGGCCGAGCCGGCCGCCCGCCGGGCGAAGGAGGCCCTGGCGGCCCTCCCGGAGTCCAGGACCCGGCGCCGCGGCATCGGCCTCGTGCTGCTGGCCACGGCGCAGGTGCAGCAGCGTGAGGTGGAACAGGCGTGTCACACGGGCCTGCGGGCGATGGAGCTGCTGGGGACGGTGCGCTCCAGCCGCGGTGCCGAGTATCTCGACGACCTCCAGCAACGGCTGGAGCCGTTCGGGAGTGAGCCCTCGGTCCGTGAATTCGGCGCCAGGCTCGAGCTCCAGGCCGCCTGA
- the purU gene encoding formyltetrahydrofolate deformylase, which yields MTAPQPAESVPAASDGPAEQYVLTLSCPDKQGIVHAVSSYLYMTGCNIEDSQQFGDHDTGLFFMRVHFSAGTAVDVEKLRAGFAAIGDSFRMEWQIHRASDRMRVVLLVSKFGHCLNDLLFRSGTGALPVEIVAVVSNHTDFAELVASYGIPFRHIPVTRENKPEAEAQLLELVRGENVELVVLARYMQVLSDDLCKQLSGRIINIHHSFLPSFKGAKPYHQAHARGVKLIGATAHYVTADLDEGPIIEQEVERVGHGVTPDQLVAIGRDVECQALARAVKWHAERRIMLNGRRTVVFP from the coding sequence ATGACCGCGCCGCAGCCCGCCGAATCCGTACCCGCTGCCTCGGACGGCCCCGCCGAGCAGTACGTCCTCACCCTCTCCTGCCCCGACAAACAGGGCATCGTGCACGCCGTGTCGAGCTACCTCTACATGACCGGCTGCAACATCGAGGACAGCCAGCAGTTCGGCGACCACGACACCGGTCTCTTCTTCATGCGGGTCCACTTCTCGGCGGGCACGGCGGTCGACGTGGAGAAGCTGCGGGCCGGCTTCGCCGCGATCGGCGACTCGTTCCGGATGGAGTGGCAGATCCACCGGGCCTCCGACCGCATGCGGGTCGTGCTGCTGGTGAGCAAGTTCGGGCACTGCCTCAACGACCTGCTCTTCCGGTCCGGCACCGGCGCACTGCCCGTCGAGATCGTGGCCGTCGTCTCCAACCACACGGACTTCGCCGAGCTCGTCGCCTCCTACGGCATTCCCTTCCGGCACATCCCCGTGACCAGGGAGAACAAGCCGGAGGCCGAGGCGCAGCTGCTGGAGCTGGTGCGCGGGGAGAACGTCGAACTGGTCGTCCTGGCCCGGTACATGCAGGTGCTGTCGGACGACCTCTGCAAGCAGCTGAGCGGGCGGATCATCAACATCCACCACTCCTTCCTGCCGAGCTTCAAGGGCGCGAAGCCCTACCACCAGGCCCACGCGCGCGGTGTGAAGCTGATCGGGGCGACGGCGCACTACGTGACCGCCGACCTCGACGAGGGGCCGATCATCGAGCAGGAGGTCGAGCGGGTCGGGCACGGTGTCACGCCGGACCAGCTCGTCGCGATCGGGCGGGACGTGGAGTGCCAGGCACTGGCCCGCGCCGTCAAGTGGCACGCCGAGCGCCGGATCATGCTCAACGGCCGCCGCACGGTCGTCTTCCCGTAG
- a CDS encoding ABC transporter substrate-binding protein: protein MTGRRRLSPPRPYRLLTSAVAGVLLTSGCGSLPGAPESSRKPVTVMTWAPDPSGADAVNMAGMPAMARAYARWADERGGIDGHELRVLTCNEQDTPEGASKCARLAADKGAAAVVGSYSRHGRAFLAPLEAAGIPYIGGYGASAEEFTSYLSYPVNGGLAALVAGNGKQLAGDCGRVALVRPHTLVGDSLPGLLDVSLAARKLPKAHDIRAPEEATSYDLQAAEAIEEAGDGCVTAVLGDGTETFFDSFRRLGDEDSGVRISSVAGSLGQPLVNRTGGSASPFEGAYVTGWYPAPGDARWNEMREVIRKYAFGDNRVDPEDTGVQTTWIAYTVLEAVIEAMDRPDIWAGGVSVNLNRGTEVDTGGLTPPLRWRFQDVVGSRDYARVVNGRVTFQVVRNGRLTAEKKGFVDVTDTLLEAG, encoded by the coding sequence ATGACCGGACGGCGACGCCTCAGCCCACCCCGCCCCTACAGACTCCTCACGTCGGCGGTGGCGGGAGTGCTGCTGACGTCGGGGTGCGGCTCCCTCCCCGGGGCCCCGGAGAGCTCCCGGAAGCCGGTCACGGTGATGACCTGGGCCCCGGACCCCTCCGGGGCCGACGCGGTGAACATGGCGGGCATGCCGGCCATGGCCCGGGCCTACGCCCGCTGGGCCGACGAGCGGGGCGGGATCGACGGCCACGAGTTGCGGGTGCTCACCTGCAACGAGCAGGACACCCCTGAGGGGGCCTCGAAGTGCGCGCGCCTGGCCGCCGACAAGGGCGCGGCCGCGGTCGTCGGCTCGTACAGCCGGCACGGGCGGGCGTTCCTCGCGCCGCTGGAGGCCGCCGGGATTCCGTACATCGGCGGCTACGGCGCCTCGGCCGAGGAGTTCACCAGCTATCTCTCCTACCCGGTCAACGGAGGCCTGGCGGCGCTCGTCGCCGGCAACGGAAAGCAACTGGCGGGCGATTGCGGGCGCGTGGCTCTGGTGCGGCCCCACACCCTCGTCGGCGACAGCCTGCCCGGACTGCTCGACGTGAGCCTCGCCGCACGGAAACTGCCCAAGGCGCACGACATACGCGCGCCCGAGGAAGCCACGTCGTACGACCTCCAGGCGGCCGAGGCCATCGAGGAGGCGGGCGACGGGTGCGTGACGGCGGTGCTCGGCGACGGCACCGAGACCTTCTTCGACTCGTTCCGCCGGCTCGGGGACGAGGACAGCGGCGTACGGATCTCGTCCGTCGCCGGCAGTCTCGGCCAGCCGCTCGTCAACCGCACCGGCGGCTCCGCCAGCCCCTTCGAGGGTGCCTACGTCACCGGCTGGTACCCGGCTCCGGGCGACGCGCGCTGGAACGAGATGCGCGAGGTGATCCGGAAGTACGCCTTCGGCGACAACAGGGTGGACCCCGAGGACACCGGGGTCCAGACCACCTGGATCGCGTACACCGTGCTCGAAGCCGTCATCGAGGCCATGGACCGGCCCGACATCTGGGCGGGCGGTGTCTCCGTGAATCTGAACCGCGGCACCGAGGTGGACACCGGCGGACTCACGCCGCCCTTGCGCTGGCGTTTCCAGGACGTCGTCGGCTCGCGGGACTACGCCCGCGTCGTCAATGGCCGGGTGACGTTCCAGGTGGTGAGGAACGGCCGCCTGACGGCGGAGAAGAAGGGGTTCGTCGACGTCACCGACACCCTCCTGGAAGCCGGCTGA
- a CDS encoding ATP-binding protein, which yields MQVLQVQLEVGADPAEVGRARRWARSRLAGSGMEDDEPLAETLILLISELVTNAVVHTGCPAVLRMLFGSTGSSGTVRVEVADTSCRPPKPRHARGEDTGGRGLELVDGLADRWGWQPEGAGKRIWCEVDRSGPVTAPVIQEQPGDRARL from the coding sequence GTGCAGGTGCTTCAGGTGCAACTTGAGGTCGGGGCGGATCCCGCGGAAGTGGGACGGGCCCGCAGATGGGCGCGCTCCCGGCTGGCCGGGTCCGGGATGGAGGACGACGAGCCCCTCGCGGAGACGCTCATCCTGCTGATCTCGGAGCTCGTCACCAACGCGGTCGTCCACACCGGCTGTCCGGCCGTGCTGCGGATGCTGTTCGGCTCCACGGGTTCCTCGGGGACGGTCCGGGTCGAGGTGGCCGACACCAGTTGCCGGCCTCCGAAGCCGCGTCACGCGCGGGGCGAGGACACGGGAGGCCGCGGCCTGGAACTCGTGGACGGCCTGGCGGACCGCTGGGGCTGGCAGCCGGAAGGCGCCGGGAAGCGGATCTGGTGCGAGGTGGACCGGAGCGGCCCCGTGACGGCCCCGGTGATCCAGGAGCAGCCCGGCGACCGGGCGCGGCTCTGA